In Pelagibius sp. CAU 1746, the following proteins share a genomic window:
- a CDS encoding OmpA family protein, producing the protein MNRVIRTFLAVAGLALLSGCAGFGLQEAQMASPQGSAFDQALYSGYLDLSEKEFDEADYIDSDHFAERAMAAARGDTVQPEEISARELPGNKVGTLTGARERLVAALAAGAPSRQPADAAEAQVSFDCWMQEQEENFQPDDIAACQNRFIAAMERLEPKPMAAPAPPPPPAPAPMALPGPFVVYFDFDSSALTSQAQVELADVVEAAEKTGDGAIDITGYTDLSGAEAYNQVLSERRANSVIEFLVTGGVDAARIVGRGLGEANPVVMTEAPEQRNRRVEIEFRR; encoded by the coding sequence ATGAATCGTGTGATACGTACCTTCCTGGCCGTGGCCGGACTCGCCCTGTTGTCGGGCTGCGCCGGCTTCGGCCTGCAAGAAGCGCAGATGGCCTCGCCCCAGGGCAGCGCTTTCGATCAAGCCCTTTACAGCGGCTATCTGGATCTCTCCGAAAAGGAATTCGACGAGGCGGACTACATCGACTCGGATCACTTCGCCGAGCGCGCGATGGCGGCCGCCCGGGGCGATACCGTCCAGCCCGAGGAGATTTCCGCGCGCGAGCTGCCGGGTAACAAAGTCGGCACTTTGACGGGCGCCCGCGAACGTCTGGTCGCGGCACTGGCCGCCGGCGCGCCGAGCCGGCAGCCCGCCGACGCGGCGGAGGCTCAGGTCAGCTTCGATTGCTGGATGCAGGAGCAGGAAGAGAACTTCCAGCCCGACGACATCGCGGCCTGCCAGAACCGCTTCATCGCGGCGATGGAACGGCTGGAGCCGAAGCCGATGGCCGCGCCGGCACCGCCGCCGCCGCCGGCGCCTGCACCGATGGCGCTGCCGGGTCCCTTCGTCGTTTACTTCGACTTCGACAGCTCTGCCCTGACCTCCCAGGCCCAGGTTGAGCTGGCCGACGTGGTCGAGGCGGCCGAGAAGACGGGTGACGGCGCGATCGACATCACCGGCTACACCGATCTGTCAGGTGCCGAGGCCTATAACCAGGTCCTGTCCGAGCGGCGCGCCAACTCGGTCATCGAGTTCCTCGTTACCGGAGGGGTCGATGCCGCCAGGATCGTCGGTCGCGGCTTGGGCGAGGCCAATCCGGTCGTCATGACCGAGGCCCCGGAGCAGCGCAACCGCCGTGTTGAAATCGAGTTCCGGCGCTAG
- a CDS encoding histidine phosphatase family protein: MPLLNAHLTRVDAPPLLILRHGETVWNVEGRYQGHSDSPLTETGEAQVRAVVRTLADRYPDLPGRQLWCSPLPRAARSMAILCEELGLQPQSAHYDERLKERAYGHWEGLSRDEIFRSFPADVAEHELDPWSSVAPGGESFAAVAERLRDWLSELDLQQPALVMAHGGSGRVLTALCCGLTRAAVFALDNPQASAITLDGKSAAVIPADPAHLSAVGCADAGRSVTL; encoded by the coding sequence ATGCCTCTTCTGAACGCCCATCTGACAAGAGTCGACGCCCCTCCCCTGCTGATCCTTCGACACGGCGAAACCGTCTGGAACGTGGAGGGCCGCTATCAGGGTCACAGCGACAGTCCACTGACCGAAACCGGCGAAGCGCAGGTCCGCGCCGTGGTCCGCACTCTCGCCGACCGCTACCCCGATCTGCCCGGCAGGCAGCTTTGGTGCAGCCCGTTACCGCGGGCAGCACGCTCCATGGCGATACTCTGTGAGGAGTTGGGTCTGCAGCCGCAATCGGCTCACTACGACGAGCGTCTAAAGGAGCGGGCTTACGGCCACTGGGAAGGCCTCAGCCGGGACGAGATTTTCCGCTCCTTCCCGGCGGATGTCGCCGAACACGAGCTGGATCCCTGGAGCAGCGTCGCCCCCGGAGGCGAGAGCTTCGCAGCCGTGGCGGAGCGGCTGCGTGACTGGCTGAGCGAATTGGACTTGCAGCAGCCCGCGCTGGTCATGGCACACGGCGGGTCGGGGCGGGTTCTCACGGCGCTCTGCTGCGGCCTCACACGGGCCGCCGTCTTCGCGCTCGACAATCCGCAGGCGTCGGCCATCACCTTGGATGGGAAATCGGCCGCCGTCATTCCGGCGGACCCCGCCCATCTTTCGGCGGTCGGCTGCGCCGACGCGGGACGCAGTGTCACCTTGTGA
- a CDS encoding OmpA family protein produces MNGAFRMALAAAGVALLAGCSGMELQKAESMSPQGSSHDRSLYDGYLALSEGEYKEGDYSDSDAFAMKAMDAGSGKAVQPDMIASRELPADKVQELTAARLRLMTAMSAGAAEAKPLEAADAQIAFDCWMQEQEENFQPADIAACRDDFMMAMTKLEERPKVAAAPPPPPAPMMAEPQAFTVHFDFDDSGLTPDARAMLADVVNAAKKDDYQTIDISGYTDLVGADAYNQVLSEQRANSVINFLVDSGIEAGKIVGRGLGKADPVVDVQKPEMANRRVEIRLEP; encoded by the coding sequence ATGAATGGAGCTTTTCGCATGGCCCTGGCCGCGGCCGGGGTAGCGTTGCTGGCCGGCTGCAGCGGGATGGAGCTGCAGAAGGCGGAATCCATGTCGCCGCAGGGCTCGAGCCACGACCGCAGTCTCTACGACGGCTACTTGGCGCTTTCGGAAGGCGAATATAAGGAGGGCGACTACTCGGACTCCGATGCTTTCGCGATGAAGGCGATGGACGCGGGCAGCGGTAAGGCCGTGCAGCCGGACATGATTGCATCGCGCGAGCTGCCTGCCGACAAGGTTCAAGAGCTGACTGCCGCTCGGCTGCGCCTGATGACGGCGATGTCCGCCGGGGCGGCGGAGGCCAAGCCCCTGGAGGCTGCCGACGCCCAGATCGCTTTCGACTGCTGGATGCAGGAGCAGGAAGAGAATTTCCAGCCGGCCGATATCGCCGCCTGCCGGGACGACTTCATGATGGCGATGACCAAGCTGGAAGAGCGGCCGAAGGTCGCCGCGGCGCCGCCACCGCCGCCCGCGCCGATGATGGCGGAACCCCAGGCCTTCACCGTGCACTTCGACTTCGATGACTCCGGCTTGACTCCGGATGCGCGGGCCATGCTGGCCGACGTGGTCAACGCCGCGAAGAAGGACGACTACCAGACCATCGATATCAGCGGCTATACCGACCTCGTGGGCGCCGATGCCTACAATCAGGTGCTCTCCGAGCAGCGCGCCAATTCGGTCATCAATTTCCTGGTCGACAGCGGCATCGAGGCCGGGAAGATCGTTGGCCGCGGGCTTGGCAAGGCCGACCCCGTCGTTGACGTGCAGAAACCGGAAATGGCCAACCGGCGCGTCGAAATCAGGCTGGAGCCGTGA
- a CDS encoding ABC transporter ATP-binding protein, with protein MKINNKEASGVRIRNLSLSFDTTEVLKDVNLEVMPGEFFSFLGPSGSGKSTLLRAIAGFGPTPKGQILIGGEDIAKLPPWERNVGMVFQSYALWPHMTVRRNVAFGLEERKIPKAQREERVEAALDLVGLLDYAERRPSQLSGGQQQRVALARTVVIEPKVLLLDEPLSNLDAKLRIQMRQDIRALQRKLQLTTIFVTHDQEEANSTSDRMAVLQDGIIQQVGTPMELYDQPKNLFVANFLGTANVFEGGVEKTGNGTVFRTDRGVALPVDERLAGDCRNVVFRPQNVGISEHGASDLPNHARVDGKVVRAEFLGSIIRYAVETNGEVVQVDSSHQLGSAPFAIGEPVSLQIRRDQIVFLEH; from the coding sequence ATGAAGATCAACAACAAGGAAGCTTCGGGAGTCAGAATCAGGAACCTCAGTCTGTCCTTCGACACCACCGAGGTTCTAAAAGACGTCAACCTGGAGGTCATGCCCGGCGAGTTCTTCTCCTTCCTGGGCCCGTCGGGCTCCGGCAAATCCACCCTGCTGCGGGCCATCGCGGGCTTCGGCCCGACACCCAAGGGCCAGATCCTGATCGGCGGCGAAGACATTGCCAAACTGCCGCCCTGGGAACGCAACGTCGGCATGGTGTTCCAGAGCTATGCCCTCTGGCCGCATATGACGGTGCGGCGCAACGTCGCCTTCGGCCTGGAGGAACGCAAGATCCCCAAGGCGCAACGTGAGGAGCGGGTGGAAGCGGCCCTCGATCTCGTCGGCCTGCTCGACTACGCGGAACGGCGGCCCTCGCAGCTCTCCGGCGGCCAGCAACAGAGAGTGGCCTTGGCCCGCACCGTGGTGATCGAACCGAAAGTGCTGCTGCTGGACGAGCCCCTGTCCAATCTGGATGCGAAGCTGCGTATCCAAATGCGCCAGGACATACGCGCCCTGCAGCGCAAACTCCAGCTCACGACCATCTTCGTCACCCACGACCAGGAAGAGGCCAACTCGACATCCGACCGTATGGCCGTGCTGCAGGACGGCATCATCCAGCAGGTCGGAACGCCCATGGAGCTCTACGACCAGCCGAAGAATCTCTTCGTCGCCAACTTCCTCGGCACCGCCAACGTGTTCGAGGGAGGAGTCGAGAAGACCGGGAACGGTACGGTCTTCCGCACCGACCGGGGCGTCGCCCTGCCGGTCGACGAAAGGCTGGCGGGGGACTGCCGCAACGTCGTGTTCCGTCCGCAGAACGTGGGAATCTCGGAGCACGGCGCCTCCGACCTCCCCAATCACGCGAGGGTGGACGGCAAGGTCGTCCGCGCCGAATTTCTTGGCAGCATCATTCGCTATGCGGTGGAGACCAATGGCGAGGTGGTCCAGGTGGACAGCTCGCACCAGCTCGGATCGGCACCCTTCGCCATCGGCGAGCCGGTCAGCCTTCAGATCCGCCGCGACCAGATCGTCTTCCTGGAGCACTGA